One window from the genome of Rhinolophus ferrumequinum isolate MPI-CBG mRhiFer1 chromosome 10, mRhiFer1_v1.p, whole genome shotgun sequence encodes:
- the C1R gene encoding complement C1r subcomponent isoform X2 yields MWPLYILVPVLFCRVGGSIRIPQELFGEVTSPLYPKPYPNNFETTTVITVPTGYRVKLVFWHFDLEPSEGCFYDYVKISADKKTLGRFCGQLGSPLGNPPGKKEFMSQGNKMLLTFHTDFSNEENGTVMFYKGFLAYYQAVDLDECASQLNSVEENIQPKCQHLCHNYVGGYFCSCRTGYELQKNGHSCQVKCSNELYTEPSGYVSSLEYPQPYPPDLRCNYSIRVERGHTIHLKFLEPFEIDDHQQVHCPYDQLQIYASGRNIGEFCGKQSPAALDTISNAVDLLFFTDDSGDSRGWKLHYTTEIIKCPQPKTLDEFTIIQDLQPQYQFRDYFIVTCKQGYQLVEGNQVLLSFTAVCQDDGTWHRAMPRCKIKDCGQPRSLPNGAFNYTTTKGVNTYQARIQYYCREPYYKMKTRDGSSESERGMYTCTAQGIWKNEQEGEKIPRCLPVCGKPVHPVEEKQRIIGGQQAKMGNFPWQAFTNIHGRGGGALLGDRWILTAAHTLYPKEHNTQTNASVDVFLGHISVEEITKLGNHPVRRVSIHPDYRQDESHNFEGDIALLELENSVTLSPNLLPICLPDNETFYDRGLMGYVSGFGIMEERIANDLRFVRLPVARREACERWLRGKNRNDVFSQSMFCAGDPTLKQDACQGDSGGVFAVRDRNNDRWVATGIVSWGIGCSKGYGFYTKLLNYVDWIKKEMEEEG; encoded by the exons AT GTGGCCTTTATACATCCTGGTGCCAGTCCTGTTCTGCAGGGTGGGAGGCTCCATTCGCATCCCACAGGAGCTCTTTGGGGAGGTGACTTCCCCTCTGTACCCCAAGCCTTACCCCAACAACTTTGAGACAACCACTGTGATCACAGTCCCCACGGGATACAGGGTGAAGCTCGTCTTCTGGCATTTTGACCTGGAGCCTTCTGAAGGCTGTTTCTATGACTATGTCAAG ATTTCTGCTGATAAGAAAACCCTGGGGAGGTTCTGTGGGCAACTGGGTTCTCCACTGGGCAACCCCCCAGGAAAGAAGGAATTTATGTCCCAAGGGAACAAGATGCTGCTGACCTTCCACACGGACTTCTCCAATGAGGAAAATGGCACCGTCATGTTCTACAAGGGCTTCCTGGCCTACTACCAAGCTGTGG ACCTCGATGAATGTGCTTCCCAGCTTAACTCAGTTGAGGAGAATATCCAGCCCAAGTGCCAACACCTGTGTCACAACTATGTTGGCGGCTACTTCTGTTCCTGCCGTACAGGCTATGAGCTTCAGAAGAATGGGCATTCTTGCCAGG TCAAGTGCAGCAATGAGCTGTACACAGAGCCATCGGGCTACGTGTCCAGCCTGGAGTACCCCCAGCCCTACCCGCCTGACCTGCGCTGCAACTACAGCATCAGGGTGGAGCGGGGCCATACCATCCACCTCAAGTTTCTGGAGCCTTTCGAAATCGATGACCACCAGCAAGTACACTGCCCCTATGACCAGCTACAG ATCTATGCTAGTGGGAGGAACATTGGTGAATTCTGTGGGAAGCAAAGTCCTGCTGCCCTTGATACCATCAGCAATGCCGTGGATCTGCTGTTCTTCACAGACGACTCAGGGGACAGCCGGGGCTGGAAGCTACACTACACCACTGAAA TCATCAAGTGCCCCCAGCCCAAGACTCTAGATGAGTTCACCATCATCCAGGACCTGCAGCCTCAGTACCAGTTCCGTGACTACTTTATTGTCACCTGCAAACAAGGCTACCAGCTCGTGGAG GGGAACCAGGTACTGCTCTCCTTCACAGCTGTCTGCCAGGATGATGGCACATGGCATCGTGCCATGCCCAGGTGCAAGA TCAAGGACTGTGGGCAGCCTCGAAGCCTGCCTAATGGGGCCTTCAATTATACCACCACAAAGGGGGTGAACACCTACCAGGCTCGCATCCAGTACTACTGCCGGGAACCGTATTACAAGATGAAGACCAGAGATGGTAGCAGCGAGTCTGAGAGAG GAATGTATACATGCACAGCACAGGGCATTTGGAAGAATgaacaggaaggagagaagattcCTCGGTGTTTGCCAG tGTGTGGGAAACCGGTCCACCCTGTGGAAGAGAAGCAGCGCATCATTGGAGGGCAACAAGCAAAGATGGGCAATTTCCCCTGGCAGGCATTCACCAACATCCATGGGCGAGGGGGCGGAGCCTTGCTGGGCGATCGCTGGATCCTCACAGCTGCCCACACCCTTTACCCCAAAGAACACAACACCCAAACCAATGCCTCGGTGGATGTTTTCCTAGGCCACATAAGTGTGGAAGAGATCACAAAACTAGGAAACCACCCTGTCCGCCGTGTCAGCATCCACCCAGACTACCGCCAGGATGAGTCCCACAATTTTGAGGGGGACATCGCCCTTCTGGAACTGGAAAATAGTGTCACCCTAAGCCCCAACCTCCTCCCTATCTGCCTCCCTGACAACGAGACCTTCTATGACAGGGGTCTCATGGGCTATGTCAGTGGTTTTGGGATAATGGAGGAGAGGATTGCAAACGACCTCAGGTTTGTCCGTCTGCCGGTAGCTAGGCGAGAGGCATGTGAGAGGTGGCTCCGGGGTAAAAATAGGAACGACGTGTTTTCTCAAAGCATGTTCTGTGCTGGGGACCCGACTCTAAAGCAGGATGCGTGTCAGGGGGATAGTGGAGGGGTCTTTGCAGTGAGGGATAGGAACAATGACCGCTGGGTGGCCACGGGCATTGTATCCTGGGGCATCGGGTGTAGCAAGGGGTACGGTTTCTACACCAAATTACTCAACTACGTGGACTGGATCAAGaaagagatggaggaggagggctgA
- the C1R gene encoding complement C1r subcomponent isoform X1, giving the protein MDREENAQRSLFLFGRWPLYILVPVLFCRVGGSIRIPQELFGEVTSPLYPKPYPNNFETTTVITVPTGYRVKLVFWHFDLEPSEGCFYDYVKISADKKTLGRFCGQLGSPLGNPPGKKEFMSQGNKMLLTFHTDFSNEENGTVMFYKGFLAYYQAVDLDECASQLNSVEENIQPKCQHLCHNYVGGYFCSCRTGYELQKNGHSCQVKCSNELYTEPSGYVSSLEYPQPYPPDLRCNYSIRVERGHTIHLKFLEPFEIDDHQQVHCPYDQLQIYASGRNIGEFCGKQSPAALDTISNAVDLLFFTDDSGDSRGWKLHYTTEIIKCPQPKTLDEFTIIQDLQPQYQFRDYFIVTCKQGYQLVEGNQVLLSFTAVCQDDGTWHRAMPRCKIKDCGQPRSLPNGAFNYTTTKGVNTYQARIQYYCREPYYKMKTRDGSSESERGMYTCTAQGIWKNEQEGEKIPRCLPVCGKPVHPVEEKQRIIGGQQAKMGNFPWQAFTNIHGRGGGALLGDRWILTAAHTLYPKEHNTQTNASVDVFLGHISVEEITKLGNHPVRRVSIHPDYRQDESHNFEGDIALLELENSVTLSPNLLPICLPDNETFYDRGLMGYVSGFGIMEERIANDLRFVRLPVARREACERWLRGKNRNDVFSQSMFCAGDPTLKQDACQGDSGGVFAVRDRNNDRWVATGIVSWGIGCSKGYGFYTKLLNYVDWIKKEMEEEG; this is encoded by the exons ATGGACAGAGAGGAAAATGCCCAGCG ATCCCTCTTTCTTTTTGGCAGGTGGCCTTTATACATCCTGGTGCCAGTCCTGTTCTGCAGGGTGGGAGGCTCCATTCGCATCCCACAGGAGCTCTTTGGGGAGGTGACTTCCCCTCTGTACCCCAAGCCTTACCCCAACAACTTTGAGACAACCACTGTGATCACAGTCCCCACGGGATACAGGGTGAAGCTCGTCTTCTGGCATTTTGACCTGGAGCCTTCTGAAGGCTGTTTCTATGACTATGTCAAG ATTTCTGCTGATAAGAAAACCCTGGGGAGGTTCTGTGGGCAACTGGGTTCTCCACTGGGCAACCCCCCAGGAAAGAAGGAATTTATGTCCCAAGGGAACAAGATGCTGCTGACCTTCCACACGGACTTCTCCAATGAGGAAAATGGCACCGTCATGTTCTACAAGGGCTTCCTGGCCTACTACCAAGCTGTGG ACCTCGATGAATGTGCTTCCCAGCTTAACTCAGTTGAGGAGAATATCCAGCCCAAGTGCCAACACCTGTGTCACAACTATGTTGGCGGCTACTTCTGTTCCTGCCGTACAGGCTATGAGCTTCAGAAGAATGGGCATTCTTGCCAGG TCAAGTGCAGCAATGAGCTGTACACAGAGCCATCGGGCTACGTGTCCAGCCTGGAGTACCCCCAGCCCTACCCGCCTGACCTGCGCTGCAACTACAGCATCAGGGTGGAGCGGGGCCATACCATCCACCTCAAGTTTCTGGAGCCTTTCGAAATCGATGACCACCAGCAAGTACACTGCCCCTATGACCAGCTACAG ATCTATGCTAGTGGGAGGAACATTGGTGAATTCTGTGGGAAGCAAAGTCCTGCTGCCCTTGATACCATCAGCAATGCCGTGGATCTGCTGTTCTTCACAGACGACTCAGGGGACAGCCGGGGCTGGAAGCTACACTACACCACTGAAA TCATCAAGTGCCCCCAGCCCAAGACTCTAGATGAGTTCACCATCATCCAGGACCTGCAGCCTCAGTACCAGTTCCGTGACTACTTTATTGTCACCTGCAAACAAGGCTACCAGCTCGTGGAG GGGAACCAGGTACTGCTCTCCTTCACAGCTGTCTGCCAGGATGATGGCACATGGCATCGTGCCATGCCCAGGTGCAAGA TCAAGGACTGTGGGCAGCCTCGAAGCCTGCCTAATGGGGCCTTCAATTATACCACCACAAAGGGGGTGAACACCTACCAGGCTCGCATCCAGTACTACTGCCGGGAACCGTATTACAAGATGAAGACCAGAGATGGTAGCAGCGAGTCTGAGAGAG GAATGTATACATGCACAGCACAGGGCATTTGGAAGAATgaacaggaaggagagaagattcCTCGGTGTTTGCCAG tGTGTGGGAAACCGGTCCACCCTGTGGAAGAGAAGCAGCGCATCATTGGAGGGCAACAAGCAAAGATGGGCAATTTCCCCTGGCAGGCATTCACCAACATCCATGGGCGAGGGGGCGGAGCCTTGCTGGGCGATCGCTGGATCCTCACAGCTGCCCACACCCTTTACCCCAAAGAACACAACACCCAAACCAATGCCTCGGTGGATGTTTTCCTAGGCCACATAAGTGTGGAAGAGATCACAAAACTAGGAAACCACCCTGTCCGCCGTGTCAGCATCCACCCAGACTACCGCCAGGATGAGTCCCACAATTTTGAGGGGGACATCGCCCTTCTGGAACTGGAAAATAGTGTCACCCTAAGCCCCAACCTCCTCCCTATCTGCCTCCCTGACAACGAGACCTTCTATGACAGGGGTCTCATGGGCTATGTCAGTGGTTTTGGGATAATGGAGGAGAGGATTGCAAACGACCTCAGGTTTGTCCGTCTGCCGGTAGCTAGGCGAGAGGCATGTGAGAGGTGGCTCCGGGGTAAAAATAGGAACGACGTGTTTTCTCAAAGCATGTTCTGTGCTGGGGACCCGACTCTAAAGCAGGATGCGTGTCAGGGGGATAGTGGAGGGGTCTTTGCAGTGAGGGATAGGAACAATGACCGCTGGGTGGCCACGGGCATTGTATCCTGGGGCATCGGGTGTAGCAAGGGGTACGGTTTCTACACCAAATTACTCAACTACGTGGACTGGATCAAGaaagagatggaggaggagggctgA